A genomic segment from Pleurodeles waltl isolate 20211129_DDA chromosome 9, aPleWal1.hap1.20221129, whole genome shotgun sequence encodes:
- the LOC138260141 gene encoding uncharacterized protein has protein sequence MSENTCVDELPDGAKKNCELFSVWGITEENACVAKMPDVVLRNNSRCIYVEKVCFGSNDDRKVWIPLSAYREMQEKCRQLEHENRNLREQISQDTIFQNNAESYKNEESFLSHSSNEGVKTAPSCIEFPCEPGFLAAKMHSLTDNTESQNVIYELPLQNAQVKRRILEQDTPSFISLFDFWKKNSPHLREILTLLYMVTVKNNMQLRACDLANEIMQTLGFCAVQEGNTYVHLNHEQGKKIVPLARIIQWIWYLQDRARVPQVKELSMKLCAPFEFVSTEDKKHVCFTNDSLTEMLLSGTVEGTALYNVCQILKQELREMCHFYANFWFFDNVLAPNWFNYLADVNEKNAEREVFTQNSALVGMAMWVPQKCEKATYRSNHVSPLSLSALCGPPSGVCVWGRGRDRIPNLNLAE, from the exons atgtctgagaatacatgtgttgatgaactgcctgatggtgctaagaaaaactgtgaattgttttctgtttggggaattacagaagaaaatgcatgtgtagctaaaatgcctgatgttgttttgagaaataattcccgttgtatatatgtagaaaaagtgtgttttggaagtaatgatgacagaaaggtctggatacctttatctgcttacagagaaatgcaggagaaatgtaggcagttggaacatgaaaataggaatttacgtgagcaaattagccaggatacaatatttcaaaataatgctgaaagttataaaaatgaagaatctttcttgtcccattccagtaatgagggggttaagacagctccgagctgcattgagtttccgtgtgagccagggtttttggcagccaaaatgcattccttaactgataacacggagagtcagaatgtgatttacgagttaccgttgcaaaatgcacaagtaaaacgaaggattttagagcaagacaccccgagtttcattagcttgtttgatttttggaaaaagaatagccctcatttgagagaaatcctaacacttttgtacatggtcactgtgaaaaataatatgcagctgcgcgcttgtgatttggcaaatgaaataatgcagactttaggtttctgcgcagtgcaagaaggaaatacttatgtacatttaaatcatgaacaaggaaagaaaatagtgcccctagctagaatcatacaatggatctggtacttgcaagacagggctagagtaccacaggtaaaagaattatcaatgaaattgtgtgcaccatttgaattcgtgtctactgaagataaaaagcatgtttgttttactaatgattcattgactgaaatgttgctttctggcacagtagaaggaacagcgttgtataatgtgtgtcagattttaaagcaagagctacgtgagatgtgtcatttttatgctaatttttggttctttgataatgttttagcacctaactggttcaattaccttgcagatgttaatgagaaaaatgcagagagagaagtgttcacccagaattctgccttagtggggatggctatgtgggtgccccagaaatgtgaaaaggccacttacag atccaaccacgtttcgccactgtccctgagtgcgctgtgtggtcccccttccggtgtgtgcgtgtggggtcggggaagggaccgaatccccaacctgaacctggctgagtaa